The proteins below are encoded in one region of Bremerella sp. P1:
- a CDS encoding arylsulfatase — translation MSSPIRALLLVTFVYALAQPTLTQAADPSRPPNIIYINTDDWGIGKVPALKMDPASERIIKTPNLDQLAADGMTFTNAYCGNAVCGPSRCSLLTGKHPGNAVWRANRAKMPEELWPPKTPQLGEVARSAGYTTAGFGKLSAGGTSTPEEITECGWDYWLGFLGHIDCRDYYAAKIWENGKQIDLLANTPDVLKGTSLIGGGSGVVGEGKGTFIEDLYTDKLIEFITTNQDKPFFVYFASTVPHGGPPGGMRVPSLEGYDKVEGLTLHEQVYCALLTRHDRNVGRIRKALEDLGLAENTIVIWTSDNGDEDSYYKRTDTFDGNGPYRMMKRSLYEGGVRAPMFAAWPGTIKPGSTSDVITTQIDIMPTLADAGGQPITTEMDGISILPTLAGKPSEQSSREYIYFEFYEGAKQQSVRMGKWKAYRKGGWNGKLELYNLDTDIGEEHDIAVEHPELVEKMKAIMRKEHGEHPIYKL, via the coding sequence CATTGAAGATGGACCCAGCCAGCGAGCGGATCATCAAGACACCGAATCTGGATCAGCTGGCCGCCGATGGGATGACCTTCACCAATGCCTACTGCGGCAATGCAGTGTGTGGACCGTCGCGCTGTTCGCTTTTGACGGGTAAGCACCCCGGCAACGCCGTCTGGCGGGCTAATCGAGCGAAGATGCCTGAGGAGTTGTGGCCTCCTAAAACTCCGCAACTCGGCGAAGTCGCGCGCAGTGCCGGCTACACGACCGCTGGCTTTGGCAAACTGAGTGCCGGCGGAACAAGCACGCCCGAGGAGATCACCGAATGTGGCTGGGACTACTGGCTCGGCTTTCTTGGGCACATCGATTGTCGCGATTACTACGCCGCCAAGATCTGGGAAAACGGCAAGCAAATCGACTTGCTGGCGAACACGCCAGATGTTCTGAAAGGGACATCGCTCATCGGTGGTGGCAGTGGCGTGGTTGGCGAAGGGAAGGGGACCTTCATCGAAGATCTCTACACCGACAAGCTTATCGAGTTCATCACTACCAACCAGGACAAACCGTTCTTCGTTTACTTTGCATCCACAGTCCCGCACGGTGGCCCTCCAGGAGGAATGCGGGTTCCTTCGCTGGAAGGCTACGACAAGGTCGAAGGGCTTACGCTTCACGAACAGGTGTACTGCGCCCTGCTCACGCGGCACGATCGCAACGTCGGCCGCATTCGAAAAGCCCTTGAGGACTTGGGCCTGGCCGAGAATACGATTGTCATTTGGACCTCGGACAACGGCGATGAGGACAGCTACTACAAGCGAACCGATACGTTTGATGGAAATGGTCCTTATCGCATGATGAAACGGTCTCTGTACGAAGGAGGTGTTCGGGCACCGATGTTCGCTGCATGGCCCGGCACGATCAAACCGGGTAGCACGTCGGACGTAATCACGACGCAGATTGACATCATGCCTACCTTGGCCGACGCTGGCGGTCAGCCGATCACCACCGAAATGGATGGCATCTCGATTTTGCCGACTTTAGCTGGAAAGCCATCCGAGCAGTCTTCGCGGGAATACATCTACTTCGAGTTCTACGAAGGAGCCAAGCAGCAGTCGGTTCGCATGGGCAAGTGGAAGGCCTACCGCAAAGGTGGCTGGAACGGGAAGCTGGAACTGTACAACCTCGATACCGACATTGGGGAAGAGCACGACATCGCCGTCGAGCATCCCGAGCTGGTAGAAAAGATGAAGGCCATCATGCGGAAAGAACATGGCGAGCATCCGATCTACAAACTGTGA